In one window of candidate division KSB1 bacterium DNA:
- a CDS encoding argininosuccinate synthase, which yields MDKPIRKVVLAYSGGLDTSIIIPWLKENYGCEVIAYTADIGQGDNMAELKEKALKTGASKVYIDDLREEFIREYIYPTLKAHAIYEGQYLLGTSFARPIIAKHQVLTAEKEGADAVSHGCTGKGNDQVRFELTYKALNPKLRVIAPWREWKIRSREEAIRYAKERNVPITASLAKIYSHDQNLWHLSSEGGELEDPWQAPPESMFGLTVSPEAAPDRPTIITLDFENGEPTALNGEKLSPVKLLMALNKLGGENGIGRVDMVENRLVGIKSRGVYETPGGTILYTAHRELESLVLSGQLLRMKESLAPRYAELIYNGQWFTPVRQALDAFIQKTQEKVTGTVRLKLYKGNVIVQGRKSPYSLYREDYATFGEDDVYNQHDAEGFINLFGLPLKVKALIDIEGTGASEYRHPDYSKFKRD from the coding sequence ATGGACAAACCAATCCGCAAAGTCGTGCTCGCCTATTCCGGCGGCCTCGATACCTCGATCATCATTCCCTGGTTGAAGGAAAATTATGGCTGTGAAGTCATTGCCTATACCGCTGACATCGGCCAGGGCGATAACATGGCCGAGCTGAAGGAGAAGGCGTTGAAAACCGGCGCCAGCAAAGTGTATATCGATGATCTGCGCGAAGAGTTTATTCGCGAGTACATTTATCCGACGCTGAAAGCGCACGCGATTTACGAGGGCCAATATTTGCTCGGCACCTCCTTCGCCCGGCCCATCATTGCCAAGCATCAAGTCTTGACCGCGGAAAAAGAAGGCGCGGACGCGGTGTCGCACGGCTGCACCGGCAAAGGCAACGATCAGGTTCGCTTCGAATTGACGTACAAAGCGCTCAATCCGAAGCTTCGCGTCATTGCGCCGTGGCGTGAATGGAAAATTCGCTCGCGCGAGGAGGCCATTCGCTACGCGAAAGAAAGAAACGTTCCCATCACCGCCTCACTGGCAAAAATTTACAGTCACGATCAAAACCTCTGGCATCTTTCGAGCGAGGGCGGCGAACTGGAAGACCCCTGGCAGGCGCCGCCGGAAAGCATGTTCGGCTTGACCGTAAGTCCGGAAGCCGCGCCGGACCGCCCGACGATCATCACCTTGGATTTTGAAAACGGCGAGCCGACCGCGTTGAATGGAGAGAAACTGTCGCCGGTCAAATTGCTCATGGCGCTCAACAAACTCGGCGGTGAAAACGGCATTGGCCGCGTCGACATGGTGGAAAATCGCCTGGTCGGCATCAAATCGCGTGGCGTTTACGAAACGCCCGGCGGTACGATTCTTTACACGGCGCATCGTGAATTGGAGAGTCTGGTGCTGTCCGGCCAATTGCTGCGCATGAAAGAATCGCTGGCCCCGCGCTACGCCGAGTTGATTTACAACGGCCAATGGTTCACGCCGGTGCGCCAGGCGCTCGACGCGTTCATTCAAAAAACGCAGGAAAAAGTGACCGGTACGGTGCGGCTCAAGCTTTACAAAGGCAACGTGATCGTGCAGGGCCGCAAATCGCCGTACTCACTGTATCGCGAGGATTACGCCACTTTTGGCGAAGACGATGTTTACAATCAGCACGATGCCGAAGGCTTCATCAATCTCTTCGGCCTGCCGCTGAAAGTCAAGGCGTTGATCGACATCGAGGGCACGGGCGCGAGTGAATACCGCCATCCGGATTACAGCAAGTTCAAGCGGGACTGA